In Apium graveolens cultivar Ventura chromosome 10, ASM990537v1, whole genome shotgun sequence, the following are encoded in one genomic region:
- the LOC141693868 gene encoding germin-like protein 9-3, with protein MATTLLKDVTLFVFAAFAYVLMVQASDPDILSDFITPENMTVIDGNFFTFTGFRGILDAEMPTSYKGTQASLKEFPALNGQSVSMAVLHFPPSAINPPHTRPHSTGLLLLVEGSLKVGFVDTSNKLYTQTLQAGDIFIFPKSLVHYQYNASPTEPAIAIAAFGSASSGSVSVPSTVFTSGIDDLILARSFNTDLATIQKIKAGLVSMA; from the coding sequence ATGGCAACTACCTTGCTAAAAGATGTTACACTTTTTGTTTTTGCTGCATTTGCTTATGTGTTGATGGTACAAGCTAGTGACCCTGATATTCTCTCAGACTTCATAACCCCTGAAAACATGACTGTTATTGATGGAAATTTCTTCACATTCACCGGATTCCGAGGAATATTGGATGCCGAAATGCCTACTAGCTACAAGGGAACTCAAGCTAGCCTAAAAGAGTTTCCAGCACTTAATGGCCAGAGTGTCTCAATGGCTGTGCTGCACTTTCCACCAAGTGCTATTAATCCACCTCATACACGCCCACATTCGACAGGACTACTGTTATTAGTCGAGGGGAGCCTCAAGGTTGGCTTCGTTGATACGAGTAACAAACTTTACACTCAAACACTTCAAGCTGGAGATATTTTCATATTTCCCAAATCATTAGTTCATTATCAATATAATGCCAGTCCAACTGAACCAGCCATTGCTATAGCTGCTTTCGGTAGTGCAAGTTCTGGGTCCGTTTCGGTTCCTTCAACAGTTTTCACTTCTGGAATAGATGATTTAATACTTGCGAGGTCTTTCAACACTGATTTAGCAACTATACAGAAGATCAAGGCAGGCCTTGTTTCCATGGCCTAG
- the LOC141691549 gene encoding putative germin-like protein 9-2, giving the protein MLNTIVSSTKVELVSSIILFLLIARGRANDPDIISDFVIPANTTTIDENFFTYTGLRTTFTTEFPTEFKATKANMVEFPALVGQSISYLVVQLPVGAVNPPHLHPRSSELLLVISGYIEAGFVDTSNKLYTQLLQPGDIFVVPKGLLHYQYNANANINATALTAFGSANGGKVTLPVALFETGIDDEILAKSFRTDIATVQKIKAGLAPKEDNT; this is encoded by the exons ATGCTCAATACAATCGTGTCATCTACGAAAGTGGAGTTAGTTAGTTCGATAATTTTATTTCTCTTAATTGCCCGAGGACGTGCAAA TGATCCGGACATCATATCTGACTTCGTAATCCCTGCTAACACAACCACCATCGACGAAAATTTCTTCACCTACACAGGCTTGCGGACAACATTTACAACAGAGTTTCCGACAGAATTTAAGGCCACAAAGGCAAATATGGTAGAATTCCCGGCTCTCGTCGGCCAAAGTATCTCATACTTGgttgttcagcttcctgtaggTGCTGTAAATCCTCCACATCTGCACCCACGATCGTCGGAGCTACTTCTGGTCATATCGGGTTACATTGAGGCAGGTTTTGTTGACACAAGTAATAAACTTTACACACAATTGCTTCAGCCCGGGGATATTTTTGTAGTTCCTAAGGGATTATTACATTATCAGTACAATGCAAATGCTAATATAAATGCCACGGCTTTGACTGCCTTTGGTAGTGCAAATGGAGGTAAAGTAACACTTCCTGTGGCGTTGTTTGAGACCGGGATTGACGATGAAATTTTAGCTAAAAGTTTTAGGACTGATATAGCTACTGTCCAGAAGATTAAGGCCGGTTTAGCGCCAAAGGAAGATAATACATGA
- the LOC141691550 gene encoding uncharacterized protein LOC141691550 has protein sequence MKAQTILRLCVCALLFFSVVVADGTPKAKKVRCKDKNYPDCYKTQLLCPDSCLRTCVLDCASCQPVCNASLALTPPPPPPQKPLKAMKVRCKDKKFRPGCFNQQFFCPSTCPRSCEVDCASCQPVCKIAPPVATPPPPPPQTETSPAKAFCKNKLYPQCYRQEQNCPSACPNQCEVDCVTCSPVCDCNKPGAVCQDPRFVGGDGITFYFHGKKDQEFCLLSDSNLHINAHFIGKRNENMRRDFTWVQSLGIIFDNHQLYIGAMKTAIWDSAVDRVELSFNGEPIFVPETEGAEWKPKTAPEVSIRRSRDTNAIVIEVEGNFKIKANVVPITSRESFVHNYAITSDDCFAHLDIGFTFFSLSNDVNGVLGQTYAGNYTSRVKMGVTMPVLGGDKDFASSSLFSTDCAVARFNGLPDSSMNIASGINGRGVFFKK, from the exons AAGACAAGAACTATCCTGATTGCTATAAAACACAGCTTCTTTGCCCCGATTCTTGCCTTCGAACTTGTGTACTCGATTGTGCTTCGTGCCAACCTGTCTGCAACGCTTCATTAGCACTTACACCTCCCCCACCTCCGCCACAAAAACCTTTGAAAGCTATGAAGGTGAGGTGCAAGGATAAAAAATTTCGACCTGGTTGTTTTAATCAGCAGTTCTTTTGCCCTAGCACTTGCCCTAGATCCTGCGAAGTTGATTGTGCTTCATGCCAGCCAGTTTGTAAGATAGCTCCACCAGTAGCAACACCTCCGCCACCACCGCCACAAACAGAAACTTCTCCTGCGAAGGCCTTTTGCAAAAACAAGCTCTACCCACAGTGCTATCGACAGGAGCAAAATTGCCCTAGTGCTTGTCCGAACCAATGTGAAGTTGATTGTGTCACATGCAGCCCTGTTTGCG ATTGCAACAAGCCAGGTGCAGTATGCCAAGATCCGAGATTCGTTGGAGGAGATGGAATCACATTTTACTTCCATGGTAAGAAGGACCAAGAATTTTGCCTACTTTCAGATTCGAATCTACACATCAATGCTCACTTCATTGGAAAAAGAAACGAAAACATGCGAAGGGACTTCACATGGGTTCAATCCCTTGGAATCATCTTTGATAACCACCAACTCTACATCGGTGCTATGAAGACAGCAATTTGGGACAGTGCAGTTGATAGGGTGGAGCTAAGCTTTAATGGTGAACCAATTTTTGTACCAGAAACCGAAGGCGCAGAATGGAAGCCTAAAACCGCACCAGAAGTCTCTATCAGACGGTCTCGTGATACTAATGCTATAGTAATAGAAGTGGAAGGCAATTTCAAGATTAAAGCAAATGTAGTACCTATTACTAGCAGAGAATCTTTTGTGCATAATTACGCCATTACAAGTGACGATTGCTTTGCACATCTTGATATAGGATTTACGTTCTTCTCATTGAGCAACGATGTTAATGGCGTGTTAGGCCAAACTTATGCTGGAAATTATACTAGTAGAGTTAAGATGGGGGTGACCATGCCAGTTTTGGGTGGTGACAAAGACTTTGCATCTTCTAGTCTCTTTTCTACGGACTGTGCGGTTGCTAGATTCAATGGTCTTCCGGATTCTTCGATGAATATCGCAAGTGGGATCAACGGACGTGGTGTATTCTTCAAGAAATAA